The Patescibacteria group bacterium genome window below encodes:
- the atpF gene encoding F0F1 ATP synthase subunit B, giving the protein MDSLISNFYLDIKLLIAQAVNFAIVFLILYFFVFKPLFKVMGDRSAKIEHSLKSAQEIEERLTKTKEEQTVLLQSTKAEAAAILEQAQHKADLKKDELIAKAKEEIGVLINREKARMQTEKAEILEEIKKEVAEMIALSWPKILAEKMDKEKDKKIIEKSLKNL; this is encoded by the coding sequence ATGGATTCTTTGATTTCCAATTTTTATCTAGATATTAAGTTGTTGATCGCTCAGGCGGTTAACTTTGCTATTGTTTTTCTTATTCTTTATTTCTTTGTTTTTAAGCCTTTGTTTAAGGTAATGGGCGATCGTTCGGCTAAAATTGAACATAGTTTAAAGTCAGCACAAGAAATTGAAGAACGTTTAACCAAAACGAAAGAAGAACAAACTGTTTTATTGCAATCCACCAAAGCTGAAGCAGCGGCTATTTTAGAACAAGCTCAACATAAAGCCGATCTGAAAAAGGATGAATTAATAGCTAAGGCCAAAGAAGAGATCGGAGTTTTAATTAACCGAGAAAAAGCCAGAATGCAAACTGAAAAAGCTGAAATTCTTGAAGAGATTAAAAAAGAAGTGGCCGAGATGATTGCTTTAAGTTGGCCCAAGATTTTGGCTGAAAAAATGGATAAAGAAAAAGATAAAAAAATTATTGAAAAGTCTTTAAAGAACCTCTAA
- the atpE gene encoding ATP synthase F0 subunit C, producing MENVMLAKALAIGLGSIAPALGIGYIGAKAMEAIGRNPEAAGKILVPMLLACAFAEAIAIYALVIAFGIN from the coding sequence ATGGAAAATGTTATGCTTGCCAAGGCTTTGGCTATTGGTTTGGGCTCAATTGCTCCGGCTTTGGGTATCGGTTACATCGGTGCTAAAGCTATGGAAGCCATTGGTCGTAATCCGGAAGCAGCCGGTAAGATCTTGGTGCCGATGCTTTTAGCTTGTGCTTTTGCTGAAGCTATCGCCATTTACGCCTTAGTTATTGCCTTTGGTATTAACTAG
- a CDS encoding FoF1 ATP synthase subunit a produces MAASADSSQEMKHEHMLYAEPIFNIGDFPVTNSLFTSALALLVIILVALSLRSKIKTVPGKLQNVFEMLFEKFFEIFDLITGSRQKTLKFAPFALSFFFLILINNWMGLIPGMGSFGHIVIQDGYPHFIPWLRGGTADLNTTLALASIGVVASHIFGVAAVGAWSYLNKFINIKAFLEIPKKILKEPTIILVNPIKAFVGLVEIIGEAAKVASLSFRLFGNVFAGEVLLASMAAIFAFVVPIPFIFLEIIVGLIQALIFAILVLIYVSISTSAEEH; encoded by the coding sequence ATGGCCGCTTCCGCTGATTCAAGCCAAGAAATGAAACATGAGCATATGCTCTATGCTGAACCGATTTTTAATATCGGTGATTTTCCTGTAACCAATTCTTTGTTTACTTCTGCTTTGGCTTTGTTGGTTATCATTTTGGTCGCATTGTCTCTTCGTTCAAAAATTAAAACCGTGCCAGGTAAGTTACAAAATGTTTTTGAAATGCTTTTTGAAAAGTTCTTTGAGATTTTTGATTTAATTACCGGCTCTAGGCAAAAAACTTTAAAGTTTGCTCCTTTTGCCTTAAGTTTCTTTTTCCTTATTCTGATCAACAACTGGATGGGTTTAATACCAGGCATGGGATCTTTTGGTCATATTGTTATTCAAGACGGTTATCCGCACTTTATTCCTTGGTTGCGAGGTGGTACTGCTGATTTAAATACCACTTTAGCCCTAGCTTCCATTGGAGTAGTAGCCAGCCATATTTTCGGAGTAGCTGCTGTCGGGGCTTGGAGTTATCTTAATAAGTTTATTAACATCAAGGCCTTTTTGGAGATTCCTAAAAAAATCCTTAAAGAGCCAACCATTATTTTGGTTAATCCGATTAAAGCCTTTGTGGGGTTAGTGGAGATTATCGGAGAAGCTGCCAAGGTTGCCTCTTTGTCTTTTCGTTTATTCGGCAATGTTTTTGCCGGTGAAGTGCTTTTAGCTTCCATGGCCGCTATCTTTGCTTTTGTTGTACCTATCCCTTTTATATTCTTGGAAATAATCGTCGGCTTGATTCAAGCGCTGATCTTTGCTATATTGGTTTTGATATATGTTTCCATTAGTACCTCAGCGGAGGAGCATTAG
- a CDS encoding AtpZ/AtpI family protein, producing MSSSQDNSLWQEALRIFSRLSGWVFLPLLAGVFLGRWLDNRYASSPRWFLIVTGLAFVISMIGLAVQAKREFAIFDVSSKNKDSSVKDSDHKEK from the coding sequence ATGAGCTCTTCTCAGGATAATTCTTTATGGCAAGAAGCCTTACGTATCTTCAGCCGTTTATCTGGTTGGGTTTTTCTGCCGCTTTTAGCCGGAGTTTTTCTAGGTCGTTGGCTAGATAACCGATATGCTTCTTCTCCGCGCTGGTTTTTAATTGTTACTGGCCTAGCTTTTGTCATCTCCATGATCGGGCTGGCTGTCCAAGCTAAACGTGAGTTTGCGATTTTTGATGTTTCAAGTAAAAATAAAGATAGTTCAGTAAAAGACTCAGATCATAAAGAAAAATAA
- a CDS encoding TatD family hydrolase translates to MFFDTHCHLNSKAFSNDADEVIRRALAEATWMNIIGLDYKSSKKALELANRFESGVYAAVGLHPTSLFSFQGEDGETIPAEVFSLDMYQVLADMPKTVAIGEIGLDYAWHGDEDNIEQRKELQQKVFRQQLELALNYNLPVIIHCRQAHDDLWKIIEKFRADFRERLPKDKPWGVVHCFSADENTAWNYFNAGLIISFTGLITFSQRWDDLIRKVPLDKMMIETDAPYMTPEPHRGKRNEPVLVKRVAERMAQIRGVSEESIAQATTENARRLFGV, encoded by the coding sequence ATGTTTTTTGATACTCATTGTCACCTAAATTCTAAAGCTTTTTCCAATGATGCGGATGAAGTAATTCGCCGAGCCTTAGCCGAAGCTACTTGGATGAATATTATTGGGTTGGATTATAAAAGCTCTAAGAAAGCTTTGGAATTAGCTAATCGTTTTGAGTCTGGTGTTTACGCTGCTGTGGGTTTACACCCGACTTCGCTTTTTTCGTTTCAAGGAGAAGATGGAGAAACCATACCGGCGGAAGTTTTTAGTCTGGACATGTATCAAGTACTGGCCGATATGCCCAAGACGGTGGCTATTGGGGAGATTGGCTTGGATTATGCTTGGCATGGGGATGAGGATAATATTGAACAAAGAAAAGAATTACAACAAAAAGTTTTTAGACAACAACTGGAGTTGGCTTTGAACTATAATCTCCCGGTAATTATCCATTGTCGCCAAGCACATGATGATCTTTGGAAAATAATAGAAAAGTTCAGGGCGGATTTTAGAGAAAGATTACCCAAAGACAAGCCTTGGGGTGTGGTGCATTGTTTTTCTGCTGACGAGAATACCGCCTGGAATTACTTTAATGCTGGTTTAATAATCTCCTTTACTGGACTGATTACTTTTAGCCAACGCTGGGATGATTTGATTCGTAAAGTACCCTTGGATAAGATGATGATTGAAACAGATGCGCCTTATATGACTCCTGAACCTCATAGGGGTAAACGCAATGAGCCTGTATTGGTTAAGAGAGTAGCTGAGAGAATGGCCCAAATAAGGGGAGTCTCCGAAGAGAGTATAGCCCAAGCCACCACAGAGAATGCTAGGAGATTGTTTGGGGTGTAG
- a CDS encoding CvpA family protein translates to MPILDVVLIIILAGFIFYGFSVGLIRAVGALLGIIAGAWLAANYYLTVFSWFSQWWIWQEHIGKILSFILCFTLASMLVGWIFAIIEGAFNVAAVLPFLKSFNRLLGAAFGFLEGAIVCGLILFVIGRYVPENTAFGQWIETSAIVGFLVGFSKIIAPMLPELFKKVKGFI, encoded by the coding sequence ATGCCTATTTTGGACGTTGTTTTAATTATTATTTTAGCTGGCTTTATCTTTTACGGTTTTTCCGTAGGATTAATTAGAGCGGTAGGCGCTCTTTTGGGTATTATTGCCGGTGCTTGGTTGGCTGCCAATTATTATCTAACAGTTTTTAGTTGGTTTTCTCAATGGTGGATTTGGCAGGAACACATTGGCAAGATCCTGAGCTTTATCCTTTGCTTTACACTGGCCAGCATGTTAGTGGGCTGGATCTTTGCCATTATTGAAGGAGCTTTTAATGTGGCTGCGGTCTTGCCTTTTCTTAAGAGTTTTAATCGTCTTTTAGGAGCGGCTTTTGGCTTCTTAGAGGGCGCTATTGTTTGCGGTTTAATTTTGTTTGTTATTGGGAGGTATGTGCCGGAGAATACTGCTTTCGGGCAATGGATAGAGACCTCGGCGATTGTTGGTTTTTTGGTGGGCTTTTCTAAGATTATTGCTCCCATGTTGCCTGAATTATTTAAGAAAGTTAAAGGTTTTATTTAA